From Macaca mulatta isolate MMU2019108-1 chromosome 3, T2T-MMU8v2.0, whole genome shotgun sequence, the proteins below share one genomic window:
- the LOC144339897 gene encoding endogenous retrovirus group K member 24 Gag polyprotein-like, producing the protein MGQTKSKYASYRSFIKILLKRGGVKVSTKNLITLFQTIEQFCPWFPEQGTLDLKDWEKIGKELKQASREGKIIPLTVWNDWVIIKVALEPFQTEEDSVPISDVPKSCAVDCEKEAGIESWKGKESSHCECVSEPAMARSTQNVDNNQLQEVVYPETLKLEEKNPELAEPSESKPRWPTPLPAAQMPVTLQPQMQVKQVQTPKEDQIEKDRVSVMAMPIQIQCPQYQPVENKTQPPVAYQYWPPAELQYQQPPENPYGQPGTFPVPQGRSPYPQPPTMRLNPTAPPSTQGSALHKIIDEARKQGDIEAWQFPVILEARPPGEGAQEGEFPVAEARYKSFSIKMLKEMKEGVKQYGPNSPYMRTLLDSIAHGHRLIPYDWEILAKSSLSPSQFLQFKTWWIDGAQVQVRKNRTANPPIDIDADQLLGIGQNWSTVDQQVIMPNEAIEQIRAICLRAWEKIQDPGTACPSFNTIRQGSKEPYPDFVARLQDAAQKSITDENARKVIVELMAYENANPDCQSAIKPLKGKVPAGSDVISEYVKACDGIGGAMHKAMLMAQAITGVALGGQVRTFGGRCYNCGQIGHLKKNCLVSNKQNVTTQATTRTDKEPPGLCPRCKKGKHWGDQCRSKFDKNGQPLSGNERRGQPQAPQQTGAFQIQPFVPQGFQEQQPPLPQVSQGISQLSQYSNYPPPQAAVQQ; encoded by the coding sequence ATGGGGCAAACTAAGAGTAAATATGCCTCTTATCgcagctttattaaaattctcttaaaaagagggggagttaaagtctctaccaaaaatctaatTACGCTGTTTCAAACAATAGAGCAGTTTTGTCCATGGTTTCCGGAACAGGGAACTTTAGATCTAAAAGATtgggaaaaaattggcaaagaattaaaacaagcaagCAGGGAAGGTAAAATCATTCCGCTCACAGTATGGAATGATTGGGTCATTATTAAAGTAGCTTTAGAACCATTTCAAACAGAAGAAGATAGCGTTCCAATTTCTGATGTCCCTAAAAGCTGTGCAGTAGATTGTGAAAAAGAGGCAGGGATAGAAtcctggaaaggaaaggaaagttcaCACTGTGAATGTGTATCAGAGCCGGCTATGGCTCGGTCAACGCAAAATGTTGACAATAATCAATTACAGGAGGTAGTATATCCTGAAacgttaaaattagaagaaaaaaatccagaattagCAGAGCCATCAGAGTCTAAACCACGATGGCCAACTCCTCTTCCAGCAGCTCAGATGCCTGTAACTTTACAACCTCAAATGCAGGTTAAACAAGTACAAACTCCAAAAgaagatcaaatagaaaaagatagagtTTCTGTCATGGCAATGCCAATCCAAATACAGTGTCCACAATATCAGCCGGTAGAAAATAAGACCCAGCCGCCAGTAGCCTATCAATACTGGCCGCCAGCTGAACTACAGTATCAGCAGCCCCCAGAAAATCCGTATGGACAGCCAGGAACATTTCCAGTGCCACAGGGCAGGTCGCCATATCCTCAGCCGCCCACCATGAGACTTAATCCTACAGCACCGCCTAGTACACAGGGTAGTGcgttacataaaattattgatgaggcaagaaaacaaggagatATTGAGGCGTGGCAATTCCCAGTAATATTAGAAGCAAGACCACCTGGAGAAGGGGCCCAAGAGGGAGAGTTTCCCGTAGCTGAAGCCAGATATAagtctttttctataaaaatgctaaaagaaatgaaagaaggagtAAAACAGTATGGACCCAACTCTCCTTACATGAGAACATTATTAGATTCCATTGCTCATGGACATAGACTCATTCCTTATGATTGGGAGATTCTGGCAAAATCCTCACTCTCACCCtctcaatttttacaatttaagactTGGTGGATTGATGGGGCACAAGTACAGGTCCGAAAAAATAGGACTGCCAATCCTCCAATTGACATAGATGCAGATCAACTATTAGGAATAGGTCAAAATTGGAGCACTGTTGACCAACAAGTAATAATGCCAAATGAGGCCATTGAGCAAATCAGGGCTATCTGCCTTAGGGCCTGGGAGAAAATCCAAGACCCAGGAACCGCCTGCCCCTCCTTTAATACAATAAGACAAGGCTCTAAAGAGCCCTACCCTGATTTTGTAGCAAGACTTCAAGATGCTGCTCAAAAGTCAATTACCGATGAGAATGCCCGTAAGGTCATAGTGGAGTTGATGGCATATGAAAACGCCAATCCTGATTGTCAATCAGCCattaagccattaaaaggaaAGGTTCCCGCAGGATCAGATGTAATCTCAGAGTACGTTAAGGCCTGCGATGGAATTGGAGGAGCTATGCATAAAGCTATGCTTATGGCTCAAGCAATCACAGGAGTTGCTTTAGGAGGACAGGTTAGAACATTTGGGGGAAGATGTTATAATTGTGGTCAAATTGGTCATCTAAAAAAGAATTGCctagtctcaaataaacaaaatgtaactaCTCAAGCTACTACAAGAACAGATAAAGAGCCACCTGGCCTATGTCCAAgatgtaaaaagggaaaacattgggGTGATCAATGTCgttctaaatttgataaaaatgggcaaccactgTCGGGAAACGAGaggaggggccagcctcaggccccgcaACAAACTGGGGCATTCCAAATTCAGCCCTTTGTTCCTCAGGGTTTTCAGGAACAACAACCCCCACTGCCACaagtgtctcagggaataagccAGTTATCACAATACAGCAATTATCCCCCGCCACAAGCGGCAGTGCAGCAGTAG